The following is a genomic window from Lysinibacillus sp. JNUCC-52.
ATTTAAACGTCCTTCCAAACGGGATAAGATGCTTGCTAATCAAGCTTTGGAAAGTGTAGGAATGCTAGATTTCGCAGAGCGCTCCATTGGACAATTATCTGGAGGGCAGCAGCAACGTGTGTTTTTAGCAAGAGCTCTAGCGCAAAATGCGGATATTTATTTCTTAGACGAACCATTTGCTGGTGTAGATGCCGCAACAGAAAAAACAATTATCGATATTTTAAAAAGCTTAAAGGCACAAGGAAAAAGTATTTTTGTTGTGCATCATGATTTACAAACAGTAAAAGAATATTTTGATTACACAATTTTATTAAATAAAACAATTTTAGCATCAGGGGCTACAGAAGATGTCTTTACACCAGAGCAATTACAAAAAACATACGGTGGTAAACTTTTCATGATGCAAGACACGTTAGGAGCGAACAGTGTATGTTAAGCGGTAACTTACTTTGGGTTTTGCTTGGTACGATGCTACTGGGAATCGCGGCAGGAATAACGGGGACCTTTTCCTTTCTTCAAAAACAAAGTTTAGTGGGAGATGCTGCAGCTCATGCAGCATTGCCTGGTATTGCAATAGCCTTTTTATTAACGGGTCAAAAAGACTTACCAATCTTAATTTTAGGAGCTGCCATTACATCAGCATTATCTGTGTATTGTATCCAATGGATTGTTTCCTTTTCTAAAATGAAAGCAGATGCGGCTATCGGTTTAGTATTAACAGTGTTTTTTGGGATAGGTGTTGTATTTTTGACTGTTGTAAATCATAGCCCACTTGGAAATCAAAGCGGTCTCAATGATTTCATTTTTGGCAAAGCTGCAACAATGACGAAAGTCGACTTAACATGGCTATTTGTATGTGCGACATTCATTATTTTAGTTAGTCTATTATTTTATAAGGAATGGAAGCTTCTAATCTTCGATCCTGTTTATGCAAAGGGCATTGGCTTGCCAGTTGAAGCATTAAAAGCTGTCTTGACGGTACTGATTGTCTTGACGATCGTAACAGGCATACAATCCGTTGGTGTTATTTTAATGTCGGCGCTATTAATCATCCCTGCAGTAAGTGCTCGACTATGGACGACAAAACTAAGTTCTATGATTGTCCTAAGTGCTGCCATTGGAGGGTTATCAGGTATGATTGGAACTTTTATAAGTTCATTGCGTACAGGATTATCAACAGGTCCCATTATTGTCTTAGTAGCAGCTAGTATTTTCTTTATTTCTTATTTAATAAGTCCAGCGGGGCAAATTAATAAATTCCTCAGAAAAAAACAGTTTCGAAAGCAAGGTGAAGTAGGATGATTGAGTTTTGGGTCATTTTTACGGGACTATTAGTAGGAATTACATGCGGTATGGCTGGCGTTTTTCTAATATTACGTAAAATGTCAATGATAGCGGATGCCATTAGTCATACTGTGCTGTTCGGAATTGTTATGGCTTTTATTGTTACGCAAACATTAAATGGCTTTTGGATGCTTGTAGGAGCAGCAGTCGCAGGAATTTTAACTGCCTATTTAGTACAATTACTTCATTCATCAGGCATACAGGAAGATGCCGCAATTGGCGTTGTCTTTACGTCTTTATTTGCTGCAGGCGTCTTGCTGATTACATTGTTTGCTAGCAATGTTCATTTAGATGTGGAGCATGTGTTAATGGGGGAAATTGCTTTTGTCCCGTGGGATAAATGGACATTATTTTCAATCACAATGCCAAAAGCAGTCTGGATGCTGTTGCTCGTTTTATTGATAAATATCGGGTTTTTAGTATTATTCTTTAAAGAAATGAAGCTAGCAACCTTTGATGCAGTGTATGCTGCCTCGATAGGGGTACCAATTATTTTTCTGCATTATGGTTTTATGACTTCTATATCCTTTACAACTGTAGCTGCGTTTGATAGTGTAGGGGCAATTTTGGTAGTCGCCATGCTAATTGGTCCTGCTGCAACGGCCAACTTAATTAGTAAATCGATTAAACAGATGTTTTTATTCAGTATGTTATATGGTGGGGCGTCATCGATTATCGGTTACTATTTGGCTAAATTTTGGGACACGTCCATTGCAGGCATGATGGCCACAGCAGTCGGCCTATTATTTATTGTCACGTTATGCGCTCAAAAAGTTGTCGATAGGAGAAGAAAATCCCTTATTGGTAAATTTGAAGGGTTATAAATTGGAACAATGGTAGGATAACTATGACATAGTACGTACCTCGCTATACTAAGTAATATAGATGAAGAGATGGGGCTTAAAATAAGCTGCATCTCTTCATTTTTTTTGCAGTATTAAAGAATACTGACAAAGCTGAATGAAGTAAACATTTCATCCTTTAGCATGATTTTTACTTTCTATAAAAATAGT
Proteins encoded in this region:
- a CDS encoding metal ABC transporter permease yields the protein MLSGNLLWVLLGTMLLGIAAGITGTFSFLQKQSLVGDAAAHAALPGIAIAFLLTGQKDLPILILGAAITSALSVYCIQWIVSFSKMKADAAIGLVLTVFFGIGVVFLTVVNHSPLGNQSGLNDFIFGKAATMTKVDLTWLFVCATFIILVSLLFYKEWKLLIFDPVYAKGIGLPVEALKAVLTVLIVLTIVTGIQSVGVILMSALLIIPAVSARLWTTKLSSMIVLSAAIGGLSGMIGTFISSLRTGLSTGPIIVLVAASIFFISYLISPAGQINKFLRKKQFRKQGEVG
- a CDS encoding metal ABC transporter permease, giving the protein MIEFWVIFTGLLVGITCGMAGVFLILRKMSMIADAISHTVLFGIVMAFIVTQTLNGFWMLVGAAVAGILTAYLVQLLHSSGIQEDAAIGVVFTSLFAAGVLLITLFASNVHLDVEHVLMGEIAFVPWDKWTLFSITMPKAVWMLLLVLLINIGFLVLFFKEMKLATFDAVYAASIGVPIIFLHYGFMTSISFTTVAAFDSVGAILVVAMLIGPAATANLISKSIKQMFLFSMLYGGASSIIGYYLAKFWDTSIAGMMATAVGLLFIVTLCAQKVVDRRRKSLIGKFEGL
- a CDS encoding metal ABC transporter ATP-binding protein gives rise to the protein MNALTVENLSVAYDKKTVLENANVTVPTGRLSAIIGPNGAGKSTFLKAILNQLPNKVGKVEILGKNFDPKSLVVGYVPQRNAVDWDFPTNALDIVLMGRYGHTGLFKRPSKRDKMLANQALESVGMLDFAERSIGQLSGGQQQRVFLARALAQNADIYFLDEPFAGVDAATEKTIIDILKSLKAQGKSIFVVHHDLQTVKEYFDYTILLNKTILASGATEDVFTPEQLQKTYGGKLFMMQDTLGANSVC